A genome region from Nerophis lumbriciformis linkage group LG18, RoL_Nlum_v2.1, whole genome shotgun sequence includes the following:
- the mmachc gene encoding cyanocobalamin reductase / alkylcobalamin dealkylase, with translation MATSAVTVDGVKRLLEESLSKLGFEVYLFKVGWYNHVLPPKLHLPYPDDCLAAVVLSTPAMFEQAFLPFMEERGCQGSLSDPIDQCVKHCVTSAVSQRFPGQNVDVRYDYELLPSRKPKFLAQTAAHVSGAAFYYQQCDVADHPWENKKLYGVCVHPSLGGWFAIRALLVFEDVKVDSEVVQPPPPDCVPSREDRIRLLEAFNFNWQDWSYRNIITPAQTYSQKQKDYFATPPAERHSLLQSWGLLTNLDQPPPPQCSSGELNSTNGHG, from the exons ATGGCTACTTCCGCTGTCACGGTGGACGGCGTCAAAAGGTTGCTGGAGGAAAGTCTGTCAAAACTCGGATTTGAAGTGTACTTGTTCAAG gTTGGCTGGTACAACCACGTGTTGCCCCCCAAACTGCACCTGCCTTACCCGGATGACTGTCTGGCTGCGGTGGTACTCAGCACTCCCGCCATGTTCGAGCAAGCCTTCCTTCCCTTCATGGAGGAGAGAGGCTGCCAGGGGTCTCTCTCTGACCCCATTGACCAGTGTGTCAAGCACTGTGTCACCTCTGCTGTctcacag CGTTTTCCTGGACAGAATGTGGACGTGAGGTACGACTACGAGCTGCTGCCCAGCAGGAAGCCAAAGTTCTTAGCGCAGACGGCAGCCCATGTTTCAGGAGCAGCTTTCTACTACCAGCAGTGTGACGTCGCAGACCATCCCTGGGAGAATAAA AAGCTGTACGGCGTGTGCGTGCATCCCAGCTTGGGAGGCTGGTTCGCCATCAGAGCGCTGCTGGTGTTTGAAGACGTCAAGGTGGACTCGGAGGTGGTCCAGCCCCCTCCTCCCGATTGTGTGCCTTCAAGGGAGGACAGGATTCGGCTGCTGGAGGCGTTCAACTTTAACTGGCAG GACTGGAGCTACAGAAACATCATCACGCCCGCTCAGACGTACTCTCAGAAACAGAAGGACTATTTTGCCACTCCGCCCGCAGAGCGTCACAGTCTGCTCCAGAGTTGGGGTCTCCTGACAAATTTGGACCAGCCCCCTCCACCCCAATGCAGCTCAGGTGAATTAAATTCGACGAACGGACATGGCTAA